Genomic segment of Streptomyces sp. NBC_01210:
GAGGGGTGTCGCCACAGCGCTCGACTATTTCGACTTGCTCCGGGGAGAGCAACTGGTCGCGGCCGGGGTCGTCGGCCGCGAGCTCCGGGACGACCAGAGCGATCAGGTCGAGGCGGTGACGGGTCGCGCTGCTGGTCCGTCCGCGGGTCATCGCGTACGGACGGACTACGGGGCCCGCTTCGGCATCGAAGAAGTGGTGGGGCTGCGGAGCGTACTGAGCTGACTCACTCATGCCATCCACTCACCCTCCGGTGCGCAGACCGGAGCGGGGCGCGGTGGTGAGGTGGACGCCGACCCGCTTGACCATGAGTGTC
This window contains:
- a CDS encoding DUF742 domain-containing protein, giving the protein MSESAQYAPQPHHFFDAEAGPVVRPYAMTRGRTSSATRHRLDLIALVVPELAADDPGRDQLLSPEQVEIVERCGDTPQSIAELAAILDLPVGVVRVLVGDLVEDALVHVTRPVPPAELPDVSILREVINGLRAL